ATACAGCGGTGAGACAGTCACTGTCAGATGTGAGATTCAGGGAGGTGAAGGAGCTCAGTGGACGTATGAATGGAGAGCAGCCAAGTTAAACACACCTCCAACATCCAATGAATACAGAATCATTACAGTTACTGAGTCTGACAGTGGAGGATACAGCTGCCGGGGCAGAAGGGACTATTTGTTAACATACTGGAGTGAAACCATCACACTGACTGTATCATGTAAGTTGGAGATGTTTCATCCAGATTATCTGTTTTATCAAAGTGAAAACACTTGCTTTTCTTGCAGCTTTGGAGCTGtttcatttgtgctgttcagtgaaatgttttgttttcagtctgacaacaaaacaaaatatatcaGAGTAACTTCTCTGCTGTGCAGCTCTAATACATGCAGTGACAAAGAAATGCTGAACCTGTTTCAGCTGCTCCACCACAACTAAGAACAAAAGTTACATCCAGTGACTGACTATACTGTatctgtattattttaattgCACATGTGTAGTATCATATTCAGTTACAATGAAAGTAAGTGGGGTTATGAGTGGGAAACAAACAGCATCATAAAACCTCCAAATCAAACTGAATACAGGATTAGATCTGCTTCATCATCCAGCAGTGGAAACTATCGCAGTAAAGGCAGAATGAAAAGTTCACAGCATAACACAACAGAGTGGAGTGATTCTGTCACACTGACAGTTTCTGACAGTAAGTCATATTTCTTAAGCTGTTTGAACACTTtgtaaaatgtgtttctgttcatatAGACTGAGATTATTATTCTTTGTATAAACTGAGCTCACTGTTCAGAGACTGTACTACATGTTCACTGAGAGAAAATCTTTCTTGAACAGATGAACCCCGTCCTGTCCTCACTGTGTCTCCATCATGGCTGAGTCCTGGAGCCTCAGTAACTCTGAACTGTGAGGTTGAACATCCGTCTGCAGGATGGAGCTTCTACTGGTATAAAGCTGTTCCTGATCTATCAGAGAAATCCTACAGTTATGAGCTGCTACCTGATGGCAGTGGGACTGCACAGGACTCCAACATCATTCatggacagacacacacagcaggataTGTGTGCAGAGCTGGAAGAGGAGACCCAGAGTATCACACTGATCACAGTCAACCAAAGTTTGTCTGGTCTGCAGGTcagtttgtttctctctgtcctttCAATAAGCTCATGTTAGgtcatcatttttattcacCAGGATTTATACCATTAAAATGTCATCTCCATGACAACCATTGACATCTGTGGACATTAAAACTCCCCAAAagaagaactgaactgaatattttcctttctctctgtgATCAAACCAAACTgaatttctttgtttccttttcttatttttcagtttttatttaatgtgataacataaaaaaaacaaaagacatctatgagattttaaatgttttctctttGAATAATTTTACTTTGATATTTAAACTCATGTTACTGTTTGTACTGATTATTTTTACTTAGTGCACAGACAGGATTTACACAGTTAAGACTCTTTGTTTAGTGCTCAGGTAGGTGTTCagataaaaaagtcaaatatagttaataaagaaacaaagatgtcAGCAGGCAGGTTAACAGCTCtgacaaatacaagaaaaacacTGACTCCAGATGGACGCTAGAAGAAGACGTCACAAATAACAGCTGCTGTTAttgttcatttaaaatataCTTCAAAGGTTTTTAGTTTTGGTCCTGCTGCTGCAAAATATCTCACTGTAGAAGGAATCTGTGAAACAGACAATATCACAGAATTATGACAGAAACATTACAGCAAATGACTGaagtgtgttcagagtgatctGTATCAGGTGGATAATGCTGAGAGTGATGACTCAAAGCTCATGATGTCACATGACGTGTACCAAGCTCTACATGAGCTGCCAGCAGATAAAGCATGTGGGTTAGATCATCTTAAACATGTCAGTATTCGGCTCCTTTGTTTTCCATTGATTTGACTGTCTGTGTGATTCAGGGCTTGTTGTCAGACTCAGTGTTGTCTGTTCTATTAGTGCTGATCAGGGTTAAAGCTGGTAAAGTCCTGATAATTATATGTCTTTAACCTCAGTCAGTATGATATGAAAAGTTTTAGAAAGAATTCTGCTGACAGATTAAACATGTTTAACTCCACTGATAACCAGCTTGGCTTTAAATCTAAACATGGCACTGATTTGTGTTTATATTGAAGGAAACTGTAAACAAATATTGAGGAAATAACTCATCAGTTTTTATGTTTCACTGATGCCTCCAGAGCTTTTGGTGGTGTTCGGTGGTTCTGATCTTCATAACAAAAGCTTCAAACAAATATTTTCACTGTGATATTTTGAATGCTAACATCTGTGAGCTTTGTCTCTTCACTGCATGTTGTTTCCAGATGTTCATTCAGCAGCGTCTCTCACAGTGAGTCCTGACAGAGTGCAACACTTCACCTCTGACTCTGTCTCACTGACCTGTGAGGGAAACttcactgagtggagagtgagGAAGTTCTCTGAGGACGGCCGACTGTACTCTGACTGTAGGAGAATGACTGGATCCACATGTAACATCAACACATCAAAGTCAGATACTGGAGTGTACTGGTGTGAGTCTGGATCAGGAGAGTTCAGCAGTGCAGTCAACATCACTGTACAGAGTATGTTATTATACATTTACTTCTTGGATCTGACTGATTTAGACGTCACATGAACATTTGTCCCAGCTTTGCTGTTTGTGAAGTAATTCTATGTggcaacacaaacaaaaatgagaatTTCAGACAATTTTAGGcaccaaaacataaaaatattcttGGTTGTTGGTCTCATTTTAATttagtattttatattttctctgtcagaataaaacataataaaataaataaaacaaagcacaacatcTCTGTCATCAAATTAGATCAACTTTTGTTATCTCCAGTTTAATATCAATTAGTAAAATTTAGGGAAATGTgtcatgcaaaataaaacaaaaatacaaacactcATTCACAATTTCACCCATAACCATTAAATAATGTCACTTTTAATAATTTGACTCCTGCAGGGAAGATGAAGGGAGCATCCAAGCTCTTAATCAGATTTTGAATTTGGGATCTGAGATTGACAGAAAGTTTGCCAAACTATGTAGTTATAATATAATTTATCTATAGATATTTCTGTACATAGTTACCTGTATATACAAACTTCAGTTGCTTATGTGTATTGGACCAGTTTGTGTCTTCCTTATATACTATATATTGCCCTTGCCATAAGAGCTGTGTAACACCCAAACTTCTCATCCATGGGATAATAAaggtctattctattctattctattctattctattctattcaacAGTCTCCATATAAAATAGTAACATGATGCATTTATCCACTAAATGGACCCTCAGCCTTCTACAAAAATTCAAGTGCTGACTACCCAAATGATCCACATGATGAACCCACTGTAACTGAACATCTAAACACCAAAATTTTGTTACTTGTTTGAAATTCTCTCCAGTAATTAAAACTAGGCTGAgatctccaattgatctttgaTAATAGATCATTATAAATATGAAGATGattagttttctttctattAAACATGATGTTGTGCTTCTAACAACACTACACAATCCCTTCAATCTCAATTTTGTAAACGGCAACATCTGAATCTTTGGTTAACagactaaaaactgctgtatcATCAGAAAATGTAATCACACTTCCTTAAATATTCTTTTGACTTCTTGTTAAACTGATCTCAGCTCCATTAAGTCATCATTATGGAAAGCTGATTGTTTTGATGTAATcgattgttttaattcagcagtGACATATTGTTTATTGTTTGGAAATAGTTTAATAATCATTATTGGCTCTGTAGAGTCAACACAAACGTCAGTGTATCCTGTAATCTCCTCTGCCATCTCATTACTATTGTTATGTTGATGAAGGTCACAGTCTCTGGATATGAAAGCAGCAACTCCTCCATATCCTGACTGTCTTTGATTTGGATTTTTACTTTGTCAGTGTGGATTTTAACTGTAGATGACCTGGACAGTCTTAGGGTCCAAATTACAGAGAGGTGGTAAAtgacctgtatttgtatagtgctttacttgGTCCCTAAGGAAcgcaaagcactttacacattcagtcatctaCCCATtgacacactggtgatggcaagctacaatgtagccacagctgctctgGGGTGCACttacagaggtgaggctgccgaacactggcgccaccgggccctctgaccaccaccagtaggcaatgggtggAGTGTCtcgcccaaggacacaacgaccgagactgttggagccggggctcgaaccggcaaccttccgattacaagacgaactgcaaAACTCCtgagccacaatcgccccaTCATATGCAACATATGCATGTCTTATATTAACCTAAAATTTGTCCTGTATCTTTTTCATTCGTGTGTCATTATTGACATATTGATGAAATCCAAATTACAGTGGTTAAAATCTCCTAGAAAAAATATTGGTGCATGCTCCCTAACTCTTAATTGCTTATGCACACAGTCTGCTATTTTTAAAGCACCTGAAGATGTGTTACCACTATGTGGGGTTTTTACAACACATACATAAATCTTCCTGAAATTTCTCTTTGGTGAAAAGACCTCAAACTTAATAATAAAAGCTCAAGATCAAGAGCGCATACAAtatctttatctttaaaacATTTAGATCATTTATCATTATTAAAAACACAGCGGACATCTCCCCTCATTTTACGTGATTTGTAGTCTTTGTCCATACGAATACTTGAGAATCCGTCCAGCTGAACCAGTGGGTCAGAAAATCTCCCTGAGGTCAGATCTCTGTGTAAATCATGAGACACGACTCACTTTTTTCTAAAAGTGTGCACCAGCTGATGTGACTGAAACaattgtgtgtgattgtgtcaCAGATGATGGTAATGGTCCTATCCTGGTGAGTCCTGTTCATCCTGTGACTGAGGGAGCTTCTGTTAGTCTGAGCTGCAGTTTGAGAACACAAAAAATACTTTccaatgtgtttttctatcacaATGACAAACTTATTCAAAATGATACCCGAGAGGAGCTGAAGATCTCTGCAGTGTCAAAGTCTGATGAAGGTTTCTACAAGTGTCAGTACTCAGGAAGAGAGTCAGCACAGAGCTGGATGTCAGTTAAAGGTGAGCAGGATCAAAACATTTGATGTGTTTCTGTAAATGAGTTTCATGACTGACAAATAACATCATATTGTCTCTCTTAAGGTTTGAAGCCACCTGGGTCTATTTTGTGAGAACTGTcagaaaattatattttgtaatattaaatatagcattattttaatattaatataatattatattgtTTATATAATAAACATTATAATATTCACTACAAACTTCTCATTGTACAAATAAAACAGTTGAATACATAGATACTACGATACTGTttccttaaaagtaaataatcACAGAATGAGCTGTCTTAGCAGAGATTTGTGCTCTCAGAATGCTTcttttatactttattaataattaattattatttgttgTTACAGTAACTGGACACAGTTCATCTCCTGTGTGGTTGATGGTTGGACTGGTTTGTGGAGTCTCTCTCATTATTATTCTCCTGCTCTTGTTGTATCGCTGCAGACAGTCCAAGTGTAAGAGCCTCTTCTTTTCATGCTGTATTAGAGAGTTTATTTACTACATACACTTTAATtattcacacatatacatgtatTCTGATCTCATGACACAAAATATCAGTGGAACAATTTATACATGACAAACATGTGTAATAACATTTGTCTCTTTCACAGATTCCTGCTTCACCAGGTTggtaaaatacttttttaaattattattttaaacaaacatcagttacttttgagtttattgtgtttatttcctgttttaggTCGATCCAGTCTGAGAGTCACAGTCCGGGCTCCTCCACAAATCATGGAGTCAACCAGAATGAAACTCATGTGTACGACTCTCCTCATCATGGTCAGCATTTAAAACGAtctttatcatcattattaatattaactTTCATTAAACCTTCATTGACAATAACAGTTCTTAGGTTTAGTTTGTGTTCAGCAGTTTGTCaaagaacatttttgaaaattCAGTTGGATTTTACAACATGATTGTATCTTTAAGTCGACTGAAAGAATCCACAATGTTGTTGTTTCATATCAAAACAACATAAGCAGTAACAGAATTTTGGGTTCATGGTTCTGGTTTTAAGTTAAGCAGAATTATTGAAAATTTTAGgtttttattaaagttattaatGTGACGCAGGTTCCCATTTTGTTTTAGGTATCATTAAATGCTATGACTCAGTCACACAAGTGGAAGACAACAGAAATGAAACAGTATATGTGTTGAAAAGCACAGAGCAGTTAGATATAAAACTTgtttttgatttaatttaattgttgAATTTCATTCCATTTGACATGCTTACAGTTCTGTAACTAAAATATGAACATTTCAGGATCAGATGAACATCAAGCTGTCACATACACTCTTATTGAACTTAAGACCTTTGAAAAGAAGAGTAAGTACATTAAACAtatgcagtttaaaaataataaatgtaaacgtaatgtaaaaatacagtaaataaagattaaaaaattaACAGTTAATTATTTTCTTATGTTGAATATTCTGATGATCTTCACAGGGAAGCATCATAAACCAGAGCAGAGTGCTGTTTACTCTGAGGTGAAGACAGGAGCTGCAGGTACAGTCACAACAGTCTCATtcagtatttgtactgaaatgTGTCATTTCATTATGTTGCAGCTAATTATAGGTCAACATGGAGTTTAGTTCTTCACTTACCAAGCTTAGCTGCTACATACTACCACTACACATCAGCAGAGTTAATCTGCAGTCATTTAGGTCTTTGGTGGGTTAAGTCTGGTGTATTTGTTTAACATGATACTGTATTGTTGTTGTCGTTCAGAGCactcaaacacagacacactggagaAGGTGAACAGATTTATTGAGTAATTCAAAAACAACAGCAGGTCAGAATGTTTGCAAAGAATGATGAGTTCTAATTTTAATCAAATATAGTCAAGGATAAATCGAATCAATATATTGAATGAGGCCTCAGAGAAGTGTAACGCTGACCAGGGCGTACCTCCTCTTCTCCCCCCCTCCTTCCTTTCTTTCAGCTCATGACTGTAGCTGAAATCAGCATTGCACAGGGTAGATTATTCAGATTAAGATAAAATTCAGGTGATTGAATTAAGTGATTATTACTATTTGATTAAGATTTTGCTTTGCCCCTGCTAAATTACTTAAATAATAATATCCTCTGTACTCTCTTTGTAACTCTTTTGTATAACAGTAAAGGACTCAATATTACATCTCATCAATGGTTCTTGCAGATTGCTCTTTAGGTTTAgaatttcttttaattatttttttggccACTAAAGTTGTAGTCTACTCAAATCACCAAGAGCAAGGATCGTTGAGGGGAGCATAGCATTAACATCATTAATGGtgttaatgtcagatgaataaTGTCTGATGAATCCTACTTGACCACTCAGGCAGTGTTTTATCAGAGAAAGCACGATAGAAATCCATCTGTAGGCAGTTAGAGCTGTGAGTTTTCTCACCACCAACTTAATCCAGTTTCTGCATTACCTCTTAGAATCAGAAACTTGGACCCTCAGGTTACCTTTGGGTTACTGGGCGATCCACAGCTTGTAAGAGTTTAAATATACCTCTAAGTCCACACACATCCTGTCATATATAAACAGCTTTGTGTCATATAACTGCTGATCAAATGTATCCTGAGCTCTGACTTCTCTTTTAGAGGACAGTCTGATGTATGCTGAGGTCAAAcgccccaaaaaagaaaaagccaagaAAAAAGCAGGTAAGTAAAGTCTCCCATCACCTCCAGTGAATGTTGTTCAACATGTTTATCTGGTCTTAAAATCTGCAGCAGTTTACTCTAAATTTACATTGGGAAGCTTTCTTGGTAATTGTGCTTCTGTTATTCTTCAAGCTATTAAATGGCGAACATCCTGAAACTTGGAcatttctgttctttgtgtgtttgtcttacaGGTCAGTGAGGAGAGCTGCAGCAGCAAAGCCAAAAAGAAGCATTTTATGAATCCACTGTTGCTCCTCTGCTGCCCAAATATCAGACACACTGAGTCATTAGTTTCTATGAGGATGATATTGAATAATAATTTGATATAGAGTTGGCACTGTCTTTTAGCATAAAGCACACAGAGGTGTGTCCTGTTTCAAATTCATGCTCTTTATATTCAGCTGATATAGTTTTTGTATCAAACTTTGAATGCATCCTGTTCCAATagcagtgtggaaaaaaaaagcttgtgtcagggttcctgggtggttcacccagtgttttcagttgtttcatGTTCACTTGACAGCTTGAAGTATgtacgtcttgatgcattctcaatcatccaggaaagtaaatctccaaaaagttgattctgttcatctggacgtaccGCAAAAGcgtacgtccagatgaacagaatcaactttttggagactTGAAATATGTAATTTTTAGTAGCTGATAGCCACGACTTAAAGTCAGCAGATTTACATTAGGAAATGCTGGTATGGACACCAACAAATACTTTTACTGTCTGAGTTTTAAGAGCTACATCATGCACATCATGTATGTATCACATTGATTTCGAAATCCTTCTgctcacttttaaaattctaaataaCCTGGCCCTTGATCTCCTTGATCCGTACAACCCAAAGAGAGCACTAAGATCCTCCAGCCAACTGTTCTTAATGCAGCCAAGGTCTCGTTTAAAACCCAGAGGTGACTATTTGTTCTTTGATCTGCCCGCACTgcggt
This is a stretch of genomic DNA from Pelmatolapia mariae isolate MD_Pm_ZW unplaced genomic scaffold, Pm_UMD_F_2 NODE_ptg000402l+_length_34694_cov_1, whole genome shotgun sequence. It encodes these proteins:
- the LOC134623109 gene encoding sialoadhesin-like, which gives rise to SGETVTVRCEIQGGEGAQWTYEWRAAKLNTPPTSNEYRIITVTESDSGGYSCRGRRDYLIRSASSSSSGNYRSKGRMKSSQHNTTEWSDSVTLTVSDNEPRPVLTVSPSWLSPGASVTLNCEVEHPSAGWSFYWYKAVPDLSEKSYSYELLPDGSGTAQDSNIIHGQTHTAGYVCRAGRGDPEYHTDHSQPKFVWSADVHSAASLTVSPDRVQHFTSDSVSLTCEGNFTEWRVRKFSEDGRLYSDCRRMTGSTCNINTSKSDTGVYWCESGSGEFSSAVNITVQNDGNGPILVSPVHPVTEGASVSLSCSLRTQKILSNVFFYHNDKLIQNDTREELKISAVSKSDEGFYKCQYSGRESAQSWMSVKVTGHSSSPVWLMVGLVCGVSLIIILLLLLYRCRQSKYSCFTRSIQSESHSPGSSTNHGVNQNETHVYDSPHHGSDEHQAVTYTLIELKTFEKKRKHHKPEQSAVYSEVKTGAAEDSLMYAEVKRPKKEKAKKKAGQ